The Bacillota bacterium genome contains the following window.
AAAACGGGGCTGACCTGCGTTCGGTGCAGGAAATGTTGGGGCATGCCGATATTACGACAACCCAGATCTACACGCATTTGACTAAAACCAGGTTAAAAGAGGTATACGAGAAGGCGCACCCCCGGGCATGAACGTTGACTCATTTCCGCTATGATTGGAGGAGTAGCGTGTGATAAATCGCATCGTCCTGATCGTTTTAGACAGCGCTGGCGTAGGCGCAATGCCCGATGCTGGCGACTATGGTGACGAAGGCAGCAATACCCTGGGAAACATTGCCGCTAAGGTTGGCGGGTTGAACCTGCCCAATTTAGGTGTTATGGGACTGGGAAACATTATTCCCATTGAAGGAGTGCCTCCGGTGGTGGAGGCACGCGCTGCTTTTGGCAAAATGGCCGAGCGTTCGGCGGGGAAAGACACCACCACTGGACACTGGGAAATTGCCGGGATTATTCTGGAGCGGCCCTTCCCCACATACCCCGACGGCTTTCCCCCAGAGGTAATCCGGGAGTTCGAACGCCGGATCGGCCGATCCGTTCTAGGGAATAAGGTGGCTTCTGGGACGGAGATCATCAAGGAATTGGGGGCCGAACACATGAAAACCGGCCGCCCAATTGTTTATACCTCGGCAGACAGCGTTTTTCAGATCGCTGCCCATGAGGAGGTTATTCCCCTGGCGGAACTCTATCGGATGTGTCAGATCGCCAGAGAGATGCTGGTTGGCCCACACGCTGTTGGTCGGGTGATCGCGCGTCCGTTTATTGGTGAACCGGGTAATTTTACCCGCACAGCAAACCGCCACGATTACTCACTCCCGCCACCCACCCCGAATCTACTGGAACTGATCGTTCAGGCCGGCCAGAGCGTAGTGGGCGTGGGTAAGATCAATGATATTTTCGCCGGTCAGGGGATTACCAAATCGATCCACACTGAGAATAATCTCGATGCCCTTGAGCAGATTGTTCAACAGGTACGGCAGCCGCAGCACGGGTTATTATTTGCTAACCTGGTAGATTTTGATATGGTTTACGGTCACCGCAATGATATCGAAGGTTATGCCCGCGCCCTGGAACAGTTTGACCAGTATCTGCCGCAAATTATAGCTGAACTCCAGCCGACCGATGTGCTGATGATTACGGCCGACCATGGTTGTGACCCGACCACGGTCAGCACTGACCACTCCCGGGAATACGTTCCCCTCCTGATTTTTGGTGAAACGATCAGGCCCAACGTCAATCTTGGGGTGCGGTCAACGTTTGCCGATTTAGGAGCCACCGTGATTGACCTGTTAGGTGCGGGGCAATTACCAGTCGGTCAGAGCATGGCTAAGCAAATTTTAAAACATTAGTCGTCTGAGGTGAGGAAAATGCGTGTTTACGACATCATCCTCAAAAAACGGCGGGGTTTGGAACTCAGTACTGAAGAGATTGAATTTTTGATCCAGGGGTATACCCGGGGGGAGATCCCCGATTACCAGATGTCAGCCTGGGCGATGGCCGTGTTTTTTCAGGGAATGAATGCCCGGGAAACGGCAGATTTAACCATGGCCATGGTACGCTCAGGTGACCAGGTCGATCTCAGCCGCATCAAGGGGATCAAAGTTGATAAACACAGCACCGGCGGGGTGGGGGACACCACGACCCTGGTGCTGGCGCCGTTAGTGGCGGCCGCCGGGGTACCGGTGGCCAAAATGTCCGGCCGGGGCCTGGGGCACACGGGAGGAACCTTAGACAAATTTGAATCCATCCCCGGTTTCCAGGTTGAACTAAGAATAGAAGAATTCATTAATAATGTTAACACCGTTGGCGCGGCGGTGGTTGGGCAGACGGGCAACCTGGCCCCGGCAGACAAGAAGCTTTATGCCTTACGCGATGTGACCGCTACGGTGGACAGCGTTCCCCTGATTGCCAGCAGCGTCATGTCCAAGAAGATTGCCGCGGGGGCCGACGCCATTGTGCTCGATGTGAAGACGGGGAGTGGCGCTTTTATGAAGACCCTGGAAGGCTCGTTTGAACTGGCGGAGGCGATGGTTAAGATCGGCCAGGCAACTGGCCGGCGCACCGTGGCCGTGATCACCGACATGGATCAACCCCTTGGGCTGGCGGTTGGCAATGCGGTGGAGGTCAGGGAAGCCATCGCGACGCTCCAGGGAAAAGGGCCGGCCGATCTCGCTGAGCTCTGTCTGACCTTAGGCAGTCAGATGCTGGTGTTGGCCGGGGTGGTCAGCAATGAGCAAGCGGCCCGATTAAGGCTCAAGGAACTCCTGACTTCCGGGGCTGCCCTGGCTAAACTGAAGGAGATGGTTGTCGCCCAGAAGGGAGACCCGGCAGCGATCGATAACCCGGCGTTGCTCCCGACGGCGGTGGAGCAAATCGCTGTCCCCTGCCCGTCAGCGGGATACGTGACCAGGATTGAGGCGGAGGAAATCGGCCATATCGCCACCATGCTGGGGGCAGGCCGAGAGACGAAGGAATCAGTGGTTGACCCGGCGGTGGGAATTGTTCTCAATAAGAAGGTGGGGGACCGGGTGGAAGTCAACGAACCGCTGGCTTTTTTACACGTCAACCGGCTTGAACGTGTAGAAGAGGCCCGGGGACGTTTAATCAAGGCCTACTCTATTGGGCTGGAACCGCCGCTACCACCCAAGTTGATCTATGGTCTGGTTACAGAAAAGGGACGAATTTATTTTTAATCAATTTTGAAGAATATATTACTGCTAGATTAACAAGGTGGAGATGTCCAGCAAGTGGACAAACCGCCTTGTTTTTTTATGTATAGTTATTTAGCAAATTGAAAAAACTAATTGTGTCTGGTTTTGGCACAATTTAGAAGCGGTGGAGGCCGCTTCGCTGTTAGATTGTGGAGGAGGTGAAACCGTTGAAGGACCGTCTGGAAAATGTCAAATGTTCAGTGAGCGACTGCCGGCACTGGGCAAGTGGCGAGCAATGCACTGCCTCGGCTATTGAAATTAGTGTTGACGGCGGTGGAAAAGTAGCCGGCAGCTCAGTGGCCACCCGGTGCCACACCTATGAAAAGAAATAGCCGATGCCAACCAGAACACTTCTGAAGAGGTGTTCTGGTTACGCTTTGAGGAGGGATGTTCAAGATGCGAAAACTTTTTTCTGTGGCGCTTGTGCTTGGCTGCGCGCTCTTCTTCTCTCTATTTCCTGTTGTGCCAACGCAGGGGGCAGAACTAGAGCTTGAGTCATCATCCGCTGTTTTACTAGACGCGAGTTCGGGACAGGTCTTGTATGAAAAGAACAGTCACGCGCGGCGATCGCCGGCCAGTGTGACTAAATTAATGACCTTGGTCGTGGCGTGGGAGGCAATTGAAGCCGGCAAGGCCAGTTTGAGTGATCAAGTGGAAACCAGTGCCAATGCCGCAAATCTTGGTGGCTCGCAGATCTGGTTGGAACCAGGTGAAAAAATGTCTCTGCAGGATTTGTTAATCGCCATCGCGGTCGGCTCAGCCAATGATGCCTGTGTCGCTGTGGGTGAGCACATTTTTGGTTCCCACGAGGCGCTGGTGGCCAAAATGAATGAGAAGGCAACAGCGCTTGGCTTAAAAGATACCCACTTTGCCAATGCCTACGGCTACACTGACCCCAATCACTATACTTCTGCTTACGACATGGCGCAGATCGGTCGTTATGCCCTGCGCTACCCGACAATCATGCAGTGGGTGGGGACAAAAGTCTATGACATTAGAGGTGGCAAACCCCGTCTGTATAACCGTAATAAGTTGCTGTGGTGGTACAAGGGGGCAGACGGTTTCAAGACTGGTTGGACGTCTGAGGCCGGATATTGTCTGGCTTCGACCGTAGAACGGGACGGCTTCCGTATGGTGGCCTGTACCCTGGGTTCACCCCGAATATACGGTAATTTTCGGGATTCAATGAAACTGTATGATTACGGCTTTAAGAAATATTCCTTCAAACAACTGGCGCCAGCTGGACAGACCTGTGGGACGGTGGCTGTTAGCAAGGAGGCGGTTTCCCAAGTGGAAGCGGTTGTCCGACAACGCGTTGGTGCGTTGGTTGTCAAAGGGCAGGAACAAGGAATTACTACGCGGGTAGAACTGCCAGTCCGGGTGGAAGCCCCAGTGAAACAAGGACAAAAACTGGGCGAGATCGTCGTTCTCAGAGGAAATGAAGAAATCAACCGGGTTGACCTGGTGGCCAAGGAAGAGGTTAGTCGGGGCTCATTTACGCAACAGATTCTGAAGATGCTTAAGGCTGTAATTGAGTGCAAATATTAATGTTTTCCGACAAGAGGCAAGAGACACAGTTTTCTATAGTCTCTTGTCTCAAGCATTTTTACTATAATAATAAAATATTTATTTATACAAGAGAAAGTGAAAACAATCACAAAAATTTATTGTAAAATTCGCCGGTAAGTATTACAATATAAGTGAAAAGAAGCACAAACTTAATATTAATATTTGATTAGGCAATATGAACAATAAAACTTATTTAGAAAGGGGGGACAGGAATGACTTTCGTCCAGGAAACACAAACCAAAATGATGCTGGATCTTTTTGAAGGATTTGCGGAGAATACGCTGGTGTACCAGAAATTTAAAAACACCTTGCCCTATGACACATATTTTGCACCAAGCGTGGCCCTGTTAAAGATCGCTGAACACTACACGGTTGATTTCTGGCTAAAGAATCATCCGGTACCGGGCGATCTGCAAATATTTAGTTGGAAAAAAGGTGAGTCATTGACTGATGCCGAGGTGCGCGAGAAAGCAATTCGGGCCCAATTGCGGCAATTGATCCAAGAATACGCGGAATACCGAGAAAGGTTTGTTCAGAAATGGGGGGCCAAGGTGATCGAAGCCTGGCTGGCCGGTTAACTAACACTTCATCATAACCTTCCATGATTATTGACCTCCAAGGAGGTCTTTTTTTTTCTCTTTTCTTATAGATCGACAATGTTTTTGGAATTATTAGGCAGGAATCCTAGCGCTCCTTGTAGAACAGATTCACTTGATTTTGTCCAACTGATTTAGCCTTTGACTAGGGGGATGCCAGCCTATGCGCCTCGAAATGAACCAGACTAGAGATACTCTGATTGTGCGGGCCCACGGGGAAATGGATTTAGCCGTGGCGGATCAGCTCCGTACGGAGATTGACCGGCGATTGGATGAAACGCCGGTTAGGAATCTGATTATCGAGCTAGCCAACGTCTCGTTCATGGATAGTTCCGGCCTGGGGGTGCTTCTGGGACGTTACAAGCGGATCAGCCGCGGCGGGGGTAAAATGGCTCTCATCCGACCGCAACCTCAGGTGCGGAGGGTTCTCGAACTTTCCGGGATCACGCGTATCATTGGGATTTACGAATCAGACATAGAAGCGCTCAAACAGATGCCAACCAACCAGGGGTTGAAATGACCAGGGGGAGGAACCAGCTATGACAATCAAAAACCAGATGAAAATCGAATTCCTAAGTATCCCGGAGAATGTGGCTTTTTCACGTGTGGTGGTTGCTTCATTTGCTGCCCAGCTTGACTTTACCTTGAATGACCTGGAAGAAATAAAGGTCGCGACTTCCGAGGCGGTTTCCAATTCGATCATTCATGGCTATGAAAATCAACCGATTGGTATGGTGCGAATCAAAGCCACCATCGATGATCGCACCCTGGAGATTATCGTGGAAGATGATGGCAAAGGTATTGCTGATATCGAACTGGCGACCCAACCGGCTTACTCTTCTGACCCGGAGCGGATGGGACTGGGCTTTGTCTTTATGAAATCGTTCATGGATCAGATTGAGGTCACGTCTGAGGTCAATAAAGGTACCCAGGTTCGACTAATCAAGTCTTTACCTGCTTCTTCTGCATCGTCCACGGCTGAGAATTAGGGTGACGAGGATGACTACCCGACTCTCCGAAATGAACCTGCCCAGATTCCCGCTGCTTTCTGATGAGGAGATGGTGGACCTGCTCAAGAAGGCCAAGTCAGGGGATGCTGCTGCGCGGGAGACTTTAATCAATTGTAACTTAAAGCTGGTCTTTAATCTGGTGCAGCGTTTCCATAACCGCGGCTATGACATTGAAGACCTTTTCCAGATCGGGACCATTGGCCTGATGAAGGCCATTGATAAGTTTGATCTGTCTTTTAACGTCAAGTTTTCTACCTATGCTGTGCCGATGATTATCGGGGAGATTCGCCGGTTTTTGCGCGACGACCACCCGGTTAAAGTATCTCGTTCGTTGAAAGAAATCGCCTACAAAGTACATAAGTCGAGAGAACAACTGGCTAAAAAATTAGAACGTGAACCAACCATCGGAGAGATTGCCGAAGTATTGGGGATGTCGCGGGAAGAAATCGTCGCCGCGTTGGAAGCTCTGCAGGCCCCGACTTCCATTCACGAGACCATTTACCAGGACGATGGGGACCCCATCTACGTCCTGGATCAACTCAGCTCTGACTCGGAGCTGGAGCCGGCCTGGTTTGATAGTTTGGTCCTTAAAGAGGTGCTCCGTAAACTCCCTGAAAAGGAACGGGAGATCATTCTCCTGCGCTTTTTTCAGGACAAAACCCAGACTGAAGTAGCGGAAATAGTTGGTCTGTCCCAGGTGCAGGTATCAAGGATTGAACGGCAGGCGTTAAGTCGAATCAGGGCCATGATGTTGGGCAAGTAGGCAGACGTTGTTTACCAGGGGAACCCTGGTTTTTTTTTTGTGCCATTTTTCGTCATCTTATTTTTTTGCATACTTAAATTGTCGTTCGGAGATAATAAGAGGCGAACAGGCCAGTTTTAAGGGCAAATCATGAAGAAAGGAGGGCGTCTCAATGTTTGTTAAAGTAATAGAACTGGTCGGCGAATCGCCCAATAGTTGGAATGATGCGGTTCAGTCGGCGGTTAGGGAGGCATCCAGATCAGTTCGGAATATTACCGGGGTTGAAGTCTATAACCTGACCGCTAATGTTGAAGGTGGGCGTTTAACCGAGTACAAGGCCAATGTCAAGATCGCTTATACCGACTAAGGTGGAACAAAACAGGCACCGACAAGGTGCCTATTTTTAACCTGACCAAAGGAGGGATCAACGCATGGCGGGCAACAGTCAGCAGCCCCAAAACCACCTGCAGCGTGTTGTCGAACAACTGCAAATGGAGCAAAAACAGGCTGAACCCGAGGTGCTCGAGGCTGCGGAGCCTGACAAATCCTTGACGCCGGCAGAGTTGCAGCAACTGCAGAAATATAAGCAGGAGCAGGCTTACGAGTTTCTTGTTGAACAGTTTAAACCCCGGCCAACCGTGCTCAAGAATGCGATCTGGGCATTTGTGGTGGGGGGGCTAATCTGCGTAGTCGGCCAAATTTTCCTGAACTTTTTCTTATTCTCTGTGGGCCTGACTAATAAAGAAGCGATCGCCAGTACGACTTTGGTGATGGTCTTTATCGGGGCCTTTCTCACCGGGCTGGGTGTTTATGATGAACTTGGTAAACGGGCCGGGGCCGGTTCAATAGTTCCCATCACCGGGTTTGCCAACTCGATCGTGGCCTCAGCCATGGAAGCGAAACGTGAAGGTTTTGTTTTTGGCGTTGGGGCGAAATTGTTTGCGATCGCCGGGCCGGTGCTGGTCTATGGCTTTGTGATCTCAACGCTCATCGGGCTGATCGTGTATTTTTTTCAATAAGGGGGTGAACGGATGATGATGCCACAACCGGTCAAAAAGCTCGGGCAACAAACCCTGCAGTTCAGCCAACCCCCGGTGATCTTTTCTACTGCCAGTATTGTTGGTCCGATGGAAGGCGAAGGACCGTTCGGAAAAAGTTTTGATTATGTCGTTGAGGATACCCTGTTTGGGGAGAGCACCTGGGAAAAAGCTGAGCGGAAAATGCTGCGGGAAACCGTCAAGCTGGCCCTGCAGAAAGTGAACTTGCAGGCGGCCGATCTTGATTTTATGCTGGCCGGCGACCTTTTGAACCAAATTGTCTCGGCGAATTTTGCGGCCCGCGATTTGGCGATCCCGTTTTTCGGCTTGTATGGGGCATGTTCTACCATGGCGGAGAGTCTGGCTTTGGCCAGCATCTTGATTGATGGTGGATTTGCCCATCGGGTCATCGTGGCTGTTTCCAGCCATCACGATACGGCGGAGCGCCAGTACCGGTTCCCGACCGAGTTAGGGGTACAGCGGTCGATGGCGGCTCAGTGGACGGTCACGGGAAGTGGCGCGGCCCTGGTGGTGAAAGAGGGGCCCGGGCCGGTGATTACCCATGCCACGATTGGGAAGGTAATCGATCTGGGGATTAAGGATGTTAATGATATGGGCTCGGCGATGGTACCAGCGGCAGCGGACACCCTGATCAGTCACTTTAAGGACCTTGGTCGACAACCGGGAGATTATGATTTGATTTTGACCGGCGACCTGGGAGCAGTAGGACGGGAACTGATGGTTGAGTTGGTAGAGCGCGCTGGTTACCGACTGGGTGATACATACACCGACTGTGGTCTGCTCATTTACGAGCAGAATCAAGATGTCCATGCTGGCGGCAGCGGCTGCGCCTGCTCGGCTGTGATGCTGTGCGGGCCGATCTATAAGCGGCTCATGAATGGTGATTACCGGCGTATTTTGTTGATTGCTACCGGGGCATTAATGAGTCCGGTTACCGCCCAGCAGGGCGAGAGCATCCCCGGGATCGCCCACGCGGTGACTATTGAGGCGCGATCTTAAAACGAAAATAGATTTAGGAGGTGCAGAAAATGCCATATCTCCAATCACTGGTGATGGCCTTTTTAGTCGGCGGCACTCTGTGCCTGCTCGGTCAGTTGATTATGGATTTGACCAGGCCTTCCATTACCCCAGCCCATGTTTTAGTCGGGTTTGTCGTTAGCGGAGCTTTATTAAGCGCTCTGGGGCTGTATCAACCACTGGTCAACCTGGGAGGAGCGGGAGCGACCATTCCGCTGTCCGGTTTTGGTCACAGCCTGACCCAAGGGGTGATCGCCAGCGTGCAACAGGATGGCCTATTAGGGGCGTTCGCTGGCGGAGTTCAGGCGGCGGCGGTTGGGATCGCAGCAGCCGTCATTTTTGGTTATACCATGGCGGTCCTGTTTAATCCCAAAGGTTAGCTCTGGAAGTGGGGTGAGGTGGTGTCCGACAAGCGGAAAATCATCTTGGTAACAGATGGGGATGAGGTGGCCCGGCGGACGGTGGAACTGGCGGCGCGAAACATCGGGGCCCGCTGTATTTCCCAGTCAGCGGGCCAGCCTTCTCCGTTAATGGGAGAGCAATTGGTTCACCTGATCAAAATGGCGCCACATGACCCGGTGGTCGTGATGTGTGATGATTGCGGTAAAGCAGGGCAAGGGCGCGGGGAGGAGGTTTTAGCCTACCTGGCCAATCACCCGGACCTGGAAGTTTTGGGAGTGTTAGCGGTGGCTTCCAATACTGAGCAGGCGCAAGGTCTGGAGGTACAGCAGTCATTAGCGTGTAATGGCCAGCTGGTCAGTGGACCGGTGGATAAATACGGCTACCCGCCTTTGTCCGACCATGCCCGGTTGATTGGTGATACCGTTGAGGTGCTGAATAAATTAAAGATAAAAAACGTTCTCGGTATTGGAGATATTGGGAAGATGGAGGCGGCCGACGAGCCTGCCGCGGGGGCCCCGATCACTACCCGGGCTTTACAAGAAATCTTGGCAAGGAGTGGTTACACTCATGGGCAAGCACATTGAAGTTTCCCGGAACTATCAGGAGAATGTGGAGTTTTTGAAAGAGGAACTGGGTGTTGGGATCAGTGTGGATATGATTGCCCGGGAATTTAAAATCGGCAACAAGAAGGCGGCCTTGTTCTTTGTGAGTGGTCTGGTCAAGGATTCGATTGTTATTGAAGTGATGAAAATGTTGATGTGGCAGGCGAGGCAGGATATTCTGCCTGACCCGGTCCAGCAACTTCGGGACCATGCCATTCCCCATGTTCAGGTCAGTTCGGTCAAGAAAATAGACGAAGCGATCATGGCGATAAACTCCGGCCAACAGGTGCTGATTGTCGATGGGGTGGACGAGGCGATCATCATTGACGC
Protein-coding sequences here:
- a CDS encoding stage V sporulation protein AE, with amino-acid sequence MSDKRKIILVTDGDEVARRTVELAARNIGARCISQSAGQPSPLMGEQLVHLIKMAPHDPVVVMCDDCGKAGQGRGEEVLAYLANHPDLEVLGVLAVASNTEQAQGLEVQQSLACNGQLVSGPVDKYGYPPLSDHARLIGDTVEVLNKLKIKNVLGIGDIGKMEAADEPAAGAPITTRALQEILARSGYTHGQAH
- the sigF gene encoding RNA polymerase sporulation sigma factor SigF, with the protein product MTTRLSEMNLPRFPLLSDEEMVDLLKKAKSGDAAARETLINCNLKLVFNLVQRFHNRGYDIEDLFQIGTIGLMKAIDKFDLSFNVKFSTYAVPMIIGEIRRFLRDDHPVKVSRSLKEIAYKVHKSREQLAKKLEREPTIGEIAEVLGMSREEIVAALEALQAPTSIHETIYQDDGDPIYVLDQLSSDSELEPAWFDSLVLKEVLRKLPEKEREIILLRFFQDKTQTEVAEIVGLSQVQVSRIERQALSRIRAMMLGK
- a CDS encoding dodecin domain-containing protein — encoded protein: MFVKVIELVGESPNSWNDAVQSAVREASRSVRNITGVEVYNLTANVEGGRLTEYKANVKIAYTD
- the spoIIAA gene encoding anti-sigma F factor antagonist, which codes for MRLEMNQTRDTLIVRAHGEMDLAVADQLRTEIDRRLDETPVRNLIIELANVSFMDSSGLGVLLGRYKRISRGGGKMALIRPQPQVRRVLELSGITRIIGIYESDIEALKQMPTNQGLK
- a CDS encoding DUF1540 domain-containing protein, encoding MENVKCSVSDCRHWASGEQCTASAIEISVDGGGKVAGSSVATRCHTYEKK
- a CDS encoding pyrimidine-nucleoside phosphorylase; amino-acid sequence: MRVYDIILKKRRGLELSTEEIEFLIQGYTRGEIPDYQMSAWAMAVFFQGMNARETADLTMAMVRSGDQVDLSRIKGIKVDKHSTGGVGDTTTLVLAPLVAAAGVPVAKMSGRGLGHTGGTLDKFESIPGFQVELRIEEFINNVNTVGAAVVGQTGNLAPADKKLYALRDVTATVDSVPLIASSVMSKKIAAGADAIVLDVKTGSGAFMKTLEGSFELAEAMVKIGQATGRRTVAVITDMDQPLGLAVGNAVEVREAIATLQGKGPADLAELCLTLGSQMLVLAGVVSNEQAARLRLKELLTSGAALAKLKEMVVAQKGDPAAIDNPALLPTAVEQIAVPCPSAGYVTRIEAEEIGHIATMLGAGRETKESVVDPAVGIVLNKKVGDRVEVNEPLAFLHVNRLERVEEARGRLIKAYSIGLEPPLPPKLIYGLVTEKGRIYF
- the spoVAE gene encoding stage V sporulation protein AE, with product MPYLQSLVMAFLVGGTLCLLGQLIMDLTRPSITPAHVLVGFVVSGALLSALGLYQPLVNLGGAGATIPLSGFGHSLTQGVIASVQQDGLLGAFAGGVQAAAVGIAAAVIFGYTMAVLFNPKG
- the spoVAD gene encoding stage V sporulation protein AD, producing the protein MPQPVKKLGQQTLQFSQPPVIFSTASIVGPMEGEGPFGKSFDYVVEDTLFGESTWEKAERKMLRETVKLALQKVNLQAADLDFMLAGDLLNQIVSANFAARDLAIPFFGLYGACSTMAESLALASILIDGGFAHRVIVAVSSHHDTAERQYRFPTELGVQRSMAAQWTVTGSGAALVVKEGPGPVITHATIGKVIDLGIKDVNDMGSAMVPAAADTLISHFKDLGRQPGDYDLILTGDLGAVGRELMVELVERAGYRLGDTYTDCGLLIYEQNQDVHAGGSGCACSAVMLCGPIYKRLMNGDYRRILLIATGALMSPVTAQQGESIPGIAHAVTIEARS
- a CDS encoding D-alanyl-D-alanine carboxypeptidase, giving the protein MRKLFSVALVLGCALFFSLFPVVPTQGAELELESSSAVLLDASSGQVLYEKNSHARRSPASVTKLMTLVVAWEAIEAGKASLSDQVETSANAANLGGSQIWLEPGEKMSLQDLLIAIAVGSANDACVAVGEHIFGSHEALVAKMNEKATALGLKDTHFANAYGYTDPNHYTSAYDMAQIGRYALRYPTIMQWVGTKVYDIRGGKPRLYNRNKLLWWYKGADGFKTGWTSEAGYCLASTVERDGFRMVACTLGSPRIYGNFRDSMKLYDYGFKKYSFKQLAPAGQTCGTVAVSKEAVSQVEAVVRQRVGALVVKGQEQGITTRVELPVRVEAPVKQGQKLGEIVVLRGNEEINRVDLVAKEEVSRGSFTQQILKMLKAVIECKY
- the spoVAC gene encoding stage V sporulation protein AC: MEQKQAEPEVLEAAEPDKSLTPAELQQLQKYKQEQAYEFLVEQFKPRPTVLKNAIWAFVVGGLICVVGQIFLNFFLFSVGLTNKEAIASTTLVMVFIGAFLTGLGVYDELGKRAGAGSIVPITGFANSIVASAMEAKREGFVFGVGAKLFAIAGPVLVYGFVISTLIGLIVYFFQ
- a CDS encoding phosphopentomutase, whose amino-acid sequence is MINRIVLIVLDSAGVGAMPDAGDYGDEGSNTLGNIAAKVGGLNLPNLGVMGLGNIIPIEGVPPVVEARAAFGKMAERSAGKDTTTGHWEIAGIILERPFPTYPDGFPPEVIREFERRIGRSVLGNKVASGTEIIKELGAEHMKTGRPIVYTSADSVFQIAAHEEVIPLAELYRMCQIAREMLVGPHAVGRVIARPFIGEPGNFTRTANRHDYSLPPPTPNLLELIVQAGQSVVGVGKINDIFAGQGITKSIHTENNLDALEQIVQQVRQPQHGLLFANLVDFDMVYGHRNDIEGYARALEQFDQYLPQIIAELQPTDVLMITADHGCDPTTVSTDHSREYVPLLIFGETIRPNVNLGVRSTFADLGATVIDLLGAGQLPVGQSMAKQILKH
- a CDS encoding anti-sigma F factor → MTIKNQMKIEFLSIPENVAFSRVVVASFAAQLDFTLNDLEEIKVATSEAVSNSIIHGYENQPIGMVRIKATIDDRTLEIIVEDDGKGIADIELATQPAYSSDPERMGLGFVFMKSFMDQIEVTSEVNKGTQVRLIKSLPASSASSTAEN